In Deferribacteraceae bacterium V6Fe1, one genomic interval encodes:
- a CDS encoding rhomboid family intramembrane serine protease: MFPLKDSIKSNSFPLVNSALIILNCVIFWYENSMDRYTLSLFFLEYGLVPVKLFLPGEVVTLGDKIVPFFSSMFLHGGWMHLISNMYFLYIFGDNVEDMIGHYKYPIMYILFGLAAAITQVVIYPHSNIPTIGASGAVSGVMGYYFIKFPHSRVKTLVFIIIFVTIVEIPAVIFLGLWFFMQFINGSSQLMLSTAGGVAWWAHIGGFMAGVVYAITDGKRYIYRADFIQ; encoded by the coding sequence ATGTTTCCGTTGAAAGACTCGATTAAGTCAAATTCTTTTCCATTAGTCAATTCTGCACTAATAATATTAAACTGTGTAATTTTTTGGTATGAAAACTCTATGGATAGATATACATTAAGCTTATTTTTCCTTGAGTATGGATTAGTGCCTGTAAAGCTGTTTTTACCGGGTGAAGTAGTTACTTTGGGCGACAAAATAGTACCTTTTTTTAGTTCGATGTTTTTGCATGGTGGTTGGATGCATCTTATAAGTAACATGTATTTTTTATATATATTTGGTGATAATGTCGAGGATATGATAGGTCATTACAAATACCCGATTATGTACATATTATTTGGACTTGCCGCTGCGATTACGCAAGTAGTGATTTATCCGCATTCAAACATCCCTACAATAGGGGCATCAGGTGCAGTGTCAGGTGTCATGGGGTATTATTTTATAAAGTTTCCTCACTCACGTGTTAAGACGCTTGTATTTATAATTATATTTGTGACTATTGTAGAAATTCCAGCTGTAATATTTTTGGGACTTTGGTTTTTTATGCAATTTATTAATGGGTCTTCACAGTTGATGCTTTCTACGGCAGGCGGCGTGGCTTGGTGGGCACATATAGGCGGGTTTATGGCAGGAGTTGTATATGCGATTACTGATGGCAAAAGATATATTTATAGAGCCGACTTTATACAATAA
- a CDS encoding HypC/HybG/HupF family hydrogenase formation chaperone, producing the protein MCLGLPGKLVEISEDKTFGIVDIAGTKREVSLMILPEDVELGDYVMVHVGFAISKMDEAQAEETLKAIMEYYDGDDIEIQG; encoded by the coding sequence ATGTGTTTGGGTTTACCGGGTAAGCTTGTAGAAATTTCTGAAGATAAAACATTCGGAATTGTTGATATCGCAGGCACAAAAAGAGAAGTGTCACTAATGATTCTGCCTGAAGATGTAGAATTGGGGGATTATGTGATGGTGCATGTGGGGTTTGCCATTTCCAAAATGGACGAAGCTCAAGCGGAAGAAACTTTAAAAGCAATTATGGAGTATTATGATGGAGATGATATCGAAATTCAGGGATAA
- the hypD gene encoding hydrogenase formation protein HypD: MEMISKFRDKDIVKRLLDNIYKESKADKIYNIMEVCGTHTMSVSRFGIRGLLPKNIRLISGPGCPVCVTAQGEIDMIFDLLKHNDVIVAVYGDLMKVPGSDGRNLLELKAEGKDIRVVISPLDVLKLKNEQKKDIVFVSIGFETTNPATAGLIDTIVSQNLNGFYVLMLNKTMPEIIDVLLDDNELDVDGFLCPGHVSVITGESLYLPIIKRDKAAVITGFEPVDILYSVLEIIRQINSKNFYIKNNYGRVVNSLGNEKANKLVDKYFELADSMWRGIGVIKNSGLKIRKQYKYLDASERFGLRPSDKSEIDGCKCGEVLKGKILPNMCGLFGLACSPENPVGPCMVSSEGACAAYYKYEI, encoded by the coding sequence ATGGAGATGATATCGAAATTCAGGGATAAGGATATAGTAAAACGACTGCTCGATAATATTTACAAGGAGTCTAAAGCCGATAAGATATACAACATAATGGAAGTTTGTGGCACACATACTATGTCTGTTTCGAGATTTGGAATTAGAGGCCTTTTGCCAAAAAATATCAGACTTATTTCAGGTCCGGGATGCCCTGTTTGCGTAACTGCTCAGGGTGAAATAGATATGATATTTGATTTGCTCAAACATAATGATGTTATAGTTGCAGTTTATGGGGATCTAATGAAAGTACCTGGTTCTGACGGAAGGAATTTGTTAGAACTTAAAGCTGAAGGGAAGGATATACGAGTTGTAATTTCTCCGTTAGATGTCTTAAAGCTAAAAAACGAACAAAAAAAAGATATTGTATTTGTCTCTATTGGTTTTGAGACAACCAACCCGGCAACGGCAGGACTGATAGACACCATTGTAAGTCAAAATTTGAACGGATTTTATGTTTTAATGCTAAATAAGACAATGCCTGAAATTATAGATGTATTATTAGACGATAATGAGTTAGATGTAGATGGATTTTTATGCCCGGGGCATGTGTCAGTCATAACCGGTGAGAGTCTTTATTTGCCTATAATTAAAAGGGATAAAGCAGCTGTAATAACAGGGTTTGAGCCTGTAGATATACTTTATTCTGTTTTAGAAATAATCAGGCAGATTAATAGCAAAAATTTTTACATAAAAAATAACTATGGTCGCGTAGTAAACTCACTTGGCAATGAAAAGGCTAACAAGCTTGTAGATAAGTATTTTGAACTTGCTGATTCGATGTGGAGAGGTATAGGGGTTATTAAAAACAGCGGGTTAAAAATCAGAAAGCAGTATAAATATTTAGATGCATCGGAGCGTTTTGGGTTACGTCCTTCAGATAAATCGGAGATTGATGGTTGTAAGTGCGGTGAGGTTTTAAAAGGGAAGATTTTACCAAATATGTGTGGTTTGTTTGGTTTGGCGTGTAGCCCTGAAAATCCAGTTGGTCCTTGCATGGTATCTTCGGAAGGGGCTTGCGCTGCATATTACAAATATGAAATCTGA